The Capra hircus breed San Clemente chromosome 2, ASM170441v1, whole genome shotgun sequence genome window below encodes:
- the LOC102190650 gene encoding intestinal-type alkaline phosphatase-like: MQGACVLLLLGLRLQLSLSLIPVEEEDPAFWNRQAAQALDVAKKLQPIQTAAKNVILFLGDGMGVSTVTAARILKGQMAGKLGPETPLAMDQFPYLALSKTYNVDRDVPDSAGTSTAYLCGVKTNMRTIGVSAAARFDQCNTTRGNEVTSVMNRAKKAGKSVGVVTTTRVQDASPAGAYAHTVNRDWFSDADLPADAQTYGCQDIATQLVYNMDIDVILGGGRKYMFPEGTPDPEYPDENGVRKDKRNLVQEWQAKHQGAQYVWNRTALLQAASDSSVTHLMGLFQPGEMAYDIFRDHTTDPSLEEMTEAALRVLSRNPRGFFLFVEGGRIDHGHHANIAYRALNETIMFDNAIAKASQLTSEADTLTLVTADHSHVFTFGGYPLRGTSIFGLADGKAGDGKHYTSLLYGNGPGYRLYMGSRPDVNEKQSMDPEYQQQAAVPLGGETHGGEDVAVFARGPWAHLMHGVQEQTFVAHVMAFAACVEPYTTDCNPKPPSGPSDAAHQAACLPSLALLAGALLLLLVPTLH; the protein is encoded by the exons ATGCAGGGGGCctgcgtgctgctgctgctgggcctgCGGCTACAGCTCTCCCTCAGCCTCATCCCAG TCGAGGAGGAAGACCCCGCCTTCTGGAACCGCCAGGCAGCCCAGGCCCTCGATGTGGCTAAGAAGCTGCAGCCCATCCAGACAGCCGCCAAGAATGTCATCCTCTTCTTGGGCGATG GAATGGGGGTTTCCACGGTGACAGCCGCTCGGATCCTAAAGGGGCAGATGGCTGGCAAGCTGGGACCTGAGACACCCCTGGCCATGGACCAATTCCCATACCTGGCTCTGTCCAAG ACATACAACGTGGACAGAGATGTGCCCGATAGCGCAGGTACGTCCACCGCCTACCTGTGTGGGGTCAAGACCAACATGAGGACCATTGGTGTAAGTGCAGCCGCCCGCTTCGACCAGTGCAACACGACACGTGGGAATGAGGTCACATCTGTGATGAACCGGGCCAAGAAAGCAG GGAAGTCAGTGGGAGTGGTGACCACCACGAGGGTGCAGGATGCCTCCCCAGCCGGGGCCTACGCGCACACTGTGAATCGAGACTGGTTCTCTGACGCCGACCTGCCTGCCGATGCCCAGACGTATGGCTGCCAGGACATCGCCACTCAGCTCGTCTACAACATGGACATTGAT GTGATCCTGGGTGGAGGCCGAAAATACATGTTTCCTGAGGGCACCCCAGACCCTGAATACCCAGATGAGAATGGAGTCCGGAAGGACAAGCGGAACCTGGTGCAGGAGTGGCAGGCCAAGCACCAG GGAGCCCAGTATGTGTGGAACCGCACAGCGCTCCTTCAGGCAGCCAGTGACTCCAGTGTAACACACCTCATGG GCCTCTTTCAGCCAGGAGAAATGGCCTATGACATCTTCCGAGACCACACCACGGACCCATCCCTGGAGGAGATGACGGAGGCAGCCCTGCGTGTGCTGAGCAGAAACCCTCGGGGCTTTTTTCTCTTTGTGGAGG GAGGCCGCATTGACCATGGACATCATGCCAACATAGCTTATCGGGCACTGAATGAGACGATCATGTTCGACAACGCCATCGCCAAGGCTAGCCAGCTCACCAGTGAAGCAGACACACTGACCCTTGTCACCGCCGACCACTCCCATGTCTTCACTTTCGGTGGCTACCCACTTCGTGGGACCTCCATTTTCG GGCTGGCTGATGGCAAGGCCGGAGATGGCAAGCACTATACCTCCCTCCTCTATGGCAACGGCCCGGGGTACCGGCTGTACATGGGCTCACGACCCGATGTGAATGAAAAGCAGAGCA tGGACCCCGAGTACCAGCAGCAAGCTGCAGTGCCCCTAGGGGGCGAAACCCACGGTGGTGAGGACGTGGCAGTGTTTGCACGAGGCCCGTGGGCACACCTGATGCACGGCGTGCAGGAGCAGACCTTCGTGGCGCATGTCATGGCCTTTGCTGCCTGCGTGGAGCCCTACACCACCGACTGCAACCCAAAGCCCCCAAGCGGTCCCTCGGAcgctgcccaccaggctgcctGCCTACCCTCACTGGCACTGCTGGCCGGggccctactgctgctgctggtgcccaCCCTGCACTGA
- the LOC102180168 gene encoding intestinal-type alkaline phosphatase-like, which yields MQGGCVLLLLGLRLQLSLGLVPVEEEDPTFWNRQAAQALDVAKKLQPIQTAAKNVILFLGDGMGVSTVTATRILKGQMAGKPGPETPLAMDQFPYLALSKTYNVDRDVPDSAGTTTAYLCGVKTRMKVIGVSAAAQFNQCNTTYGNEVTSVMNRAKKAGKSVGVVTTTRVQHASPAGAYAHTVNRNWYSDAQMPAQAKREGCQDIATQLVYNMDTDVILGGGRKYMFPEGIPDPEYPQYGRQNGVRKDKRNLVQEWQAKHQGAQYVWNRTALLQTANDSSVTHLMGLFEPGDMVYDIFRDYTTDPSLEEMTEAALLVLSRNPQGFFLFVEGGRIDHGHHESIAYRALTEVVVFDNAIAKASQLTSEADTLTLVTADHSHVFTFGGYPLRGTSIFGLADGKAEDGGSYTSLLYGNGPGFRLYWGSRPDVDETESMDPNYKQQAAVPLGSETHGGEDAAVFARGPWAHLMHGVQEQTFVAHVMAFAACVEAYTTDCHPQPPSGPSDTAHQAACPSSLALLVGVLLQLLVPALH from the exons ATGCAGGGGGGctgcgtgctgctgctgctgggcctgCGGCTACAGCTCTCCCTCGGCCTCGTCCCAG TCGAGGAGGAAGACCCCACCTTCTGGAACCGCCAGGCAGCCCAGGCCCTCGATGTGGCTAAGAAGCTGCAACCCATCCAGACAGCCGCCAAGAATGTCATCCTCTTCTTGGGGGATG GGATGGGGGTTTCCACGGTGACAGCCACTCGGATCCTAAAGGGGCAGATGGCTGGCAAGCCAGGACCTGAGACACCCCTGGCCATGGACCAGTTCCCATACCTGGCTCTGTCCAAG ACATACAATGTGGACAGAGATGTACCAGACAGCGCAGGCACAACCACCGCCTACCTGTGTGGGGTCAAGACCCGTATGAAGGTCATCGGTGTAAGTGCAGCTGCCCAATTCAACCAGTGCAACACGACATATGGGAACGAGGTCACGTCTGTGATGAACCGGGCCAAGAAAGCAG GCAAGTCAGTGGGAGTGGTGACCACCACCAGGGTGCAGCACGCCTCCCCAGCCGGGGCCTACGCGCACACGGTGAACCGAAACTGGTATTCGGATGCTCAGATGCCTGCCCAGGCCAAGAGGGAGGGCTGCCAGGACATCGCCACACAGCTGGTCTACAACATGGACACTGAC GTGATCCTGGGTGGAGGCCGAAAGTACATGTTTCCTGAGGGAATCCCAGACCCTGAATATCCACAATATGGCAGACAGAACGGAGTCCGGAAGGACAAGCGGAATCTGGTGCAGGAGTGGCAAGCCAAGCACCAG GGAGCCCAGTATGTGTGGAACCGCACAGCGCTCCTTCAGACAGCCAATGACTCCAGTGTAACACACCTCATGG GCCTCTTTGAGCCAGGAGACATGGTCTATGACATCTTCCGAGACTACACCACGGACCCATCCCTGGAAGAGATGACGGAAGCGGCCCTGCTAGTGTTGAGCAGAAACCCTCAGGGCTTCTTCCTCTTCGTGGAGG GAGGCCGCATTGACCATGGTCACCATGAAAGCATAGCTTATCGGGCACTCACCGAGGTGGTCGTGTTCGACAACGCCATCGCCAAGGCTAGCCAGCTCACCAGTGAAGCAGACACACTGACCCTCGTCACTGCTGACCACTCCCATGTCTTCACTTTCGGTGGCTACCCACTTCGTGGGACCTCCATTTTCG GGCTGGCTGATGGCAAGGCCGAAGACGGTGGATCCTACACCTCCCTTCTTTATGGAAATGGCCCTGGATTCCGACTGTACTGGGGCTCACGACCTGATGTGGATGAAACCGAGAGCA TGGACCCCAACTACAAGCAACAAGCTGCAGTGCCCCTAGGGAGTGAGACCCACGGTGGTGAGGATGCGGCAGTGTTTGCACGAGGCCCGTGGGCACACCTGATGCACGGCGTGCAGGAACAGACCTTCGTGGCGCATGTCATGGCCTTTGCTGCCTGCGTGGAGGCCTACACCACCGACTGCCACCCTCAGCCCCCCAGTGGTCCCTCGGACACTGCCCACCAGGCTGCCTGCCCATCCTCACTGGCACTGCTGGTCGGGGTCCTGCTGCAACTGCTGGTGCCTGCCCTGCACTGA